A part of Halobacillus shinanisalinarum genomic DNA contains:
- the mecA gene encoding adaptor protein MecA, with protein MEIERINENTVKFYVSYHDVERLGFDREEIWYNRERSEQLFWEMMDEVNDQENFQADGPLWIQVQAMDKGLEVIVTKAQVSQDGQKLELPSDEGNSIDVPVDEKLESLLDDKYNQTEQNDKENNEEDELQEGAFEPLNFTLRFSEFEDVIQLSHYMTNDSNMDNSLIHFEDTYYLYIQFNDENMSDDEQENILSQLMEYGHESSVTIYRLQEYGKVIFAEDALMQIKDYFPE; from the coding sequence ATGGAAATCGAACGCATTAATGAAAATACGGTGAAATTTTATGTTTCTTATCATGACGTTGAACGGCTAGGATTTGACCGTGAAGAAATATGGTATAATCGAGAGCGTAGTGAGCAACTTTTCTGGGAAATGATGGATGAAGTGAATGATCAAGAAAATTTTCAAGCTGATGGACCGCTTTGGATCCAAGTCCAAGCTATGGACAAGGGGCTAGAAGTGATCGTCACTAAAGCGCAGGTTTCCCAAGATGGTCAAAAGCTCGAACTCCCGAGTGATGAGGGTAATTCGATTGATGTGCCGGTTGATGAGAAATTAGAATCTTTACTTGATGATAAATATAACCAAACAGAACAAAACGATAAGGAAAACAATGAAGAAGATGAATTACAGGAAGGTGCCTTTGAACCGTTGAACTTTACTTTACGATTCAGTGAATTTGAAGATGTTATCCAATTAAGTCACTATATGACAAACGATTCTAATATGGACAATTCGCTTATTCATTTTGAGGACACCTACTATTTATATATTCAATTCAATGACGAAAATATGAGTGATGATGAACAAGAAAATATTTTAAGTCAGCTAATGGAATACGGACATGAGTCTTCTGTTACAATTTATCGTCTGCAAGAATATGGTAAAGTAATTTTCGCTGAGGATGCTTTAATGCAAATTAAAGACTATTTTCCGGAGTAG
- a CDS encoding competence protein CoiA: MLYAYDDNGKLSSLYQLSKEHIEQLKKEKTYFCPTCKESLQIRSGRLHTAHFAHFPSSNCERKHLGESEYHESGKWLLYQWLNRQGYDVAMEFFLKGTNQRPDLFFTVGDKRIAIEFQCSSIPPDIIEKRTQSFHDAGIFPLWIIGKNQYRQKGKHQLLHTSFHRSLMYRFHNNFMMYYLDVKAQTIIIADHIQGASTTLCYATPRFYSLKSFTFPQLFTSASYPSFSYLNIWKKSMYHLRTTYHRGVGSEERQWRQYLYLKGKHFTLIPSVCFLPVPSQSIYHMKSYMWQTRFILDHFLDKPIGDVIKNEQKVRCTTINQYQADPIHEYILLLGKLGFVEKVGSGEWVKRKEIQFPTHIDQALEEDKKVMDFLRSETNVLL; the protein is encoded by the coding sequence TTGTTGTATGCTTATGACGACAATGGCAAGCTTAGTTCTTTATATCAGCTTTCAAAGGAGCATATCGAACAATTAAAAAAAGAGAAAACATATTTTTGCCCGACTTGCAAGGAATCATTACAAATCCGCTCCGGCAGGCTGCACACAGCCCACTTTGCTCACTTTCCGAGTAGTAATTGTGAACGGAAACACCTGGGAGAAAGTGAGTACCATGAATCCGGGAAGTGGCTGCTTTACCAGTGGCTGAATCGACAAGGATATGATGTTGCAATGGAATTCTTTCTGAAAGGGACTAACCAGCGGCCGGACTTGTTTTTTACAGTGGGTGATAAGCGAATTGCTATTGAATTTCAGTGTTCATCTATTCCACCTGATATTATTGAAAAACGGACGCAAAGTTTTCATGACGCCGGAATTTTTCCTTTATGGATCATAGGAAAAAACCAGTATCGACAGAAAGGCAAGCACCAATTATTACACACCTCTTTTCACAGGTCTTTAATGTACCGTTTTCATAATAATTTCATGATGTATTATTTAGATGTAAAAGCTCAGACTATAATTATTGCAGATCATATCCAGGGAGCCTCAACCACCCTCTGCTATGCAACCCCTCGCTTCTATAGCCTTAAATCATTCACATTTCCTCAACTATTTACTTCTGCTTCCTATCCTTCTTTTTCATACTTGAACATTTGGAAAAAATCAATGTACCACTTGCGCACGACCTATCATAGAGGAGTAGGAAGTGAGGAGCGTCAATGGCGTCAGTACCTTTACCTTAAAGGAAAACACTTTACTTTAATCCCTTCTGTCTGCTTTCTGCCTGTTCCATCTCAGTCTATTTATCATATGAAGTCTTATATGTGGCAAACACGATTTATTCTTGATCATTTTTTGGATAAGCCAATCGGTGACGTAATTAAGAATGAGCAAAAGGTGAGGTGTACGACAATTAATCAGTACCAGGCTGATCCTATCCATGAGTATATTCTTCTGCTTGGAAAATTGGGTTTTGTTGAAAAAGTGGGTTCAGGGGAATGGGTTAAACGAAAGGAGATCCAATTTCCAACTCATATTGATCAAGCGTTGGAGGAAGATAAAAAGGTCATGGATTTTTTAAGATCAGAGACGAATGTACTTTTGTAG
- the pepF gene encoding oligoendopeptidase F yields the protein MASTTKQLPKRGEIPEELTWDLNTIFASDDEWYKEREEIKKLIPEVQAFKGTLGNSADQLYELLSIQDRISNKIGKLFTYAHMRSDQDTTNSHYQEMNAKAESLLTQVSSSMSFIVPEILSLSGETVKQYMEEHAKLKEYEHTLNEIMRKKEHVLSEEEEKLLSGFSEVASSPSQTFGALNNADLTFPSIKDEKGNEVDLTHGRYVGFLKSEDREVRKNAFKAMYDTFGSFKNTFASTLSGHVKKNNFFAEAKRYESARESALDGNKIPEKVYDNLIEAVEERLPLMHRYVELRKKVLELDELHMYDLYTPLVKDAEMEVSYDEAKEHVLKALQPLGKDYVDVVRKGLSSRWIDVEENKGKRSGAYSSGHYGTNPFILMNWQDDVNNLFTLAHELGHSLHSYYTHNNQPYRYGNYSIFVAEVASTCNEALLNDYMQKQTDDKKEKLYLLNNFLEGFRGTVFRQTMFAEFEHEIHIQAQKGEALTADKLTQLYYDLNKKYFGNDIVIDEEIGLEWARIPHFYMGYYVYQYSTGYAAATTLAEQILTEGEPAVERYMSFLKAGSSDYPIEVLKKAGVDMTSKEPILKALDVFEEKLDEMEQLLLK from the coding sequence ATGGCATCTACAACAAAACAATTACCAAAAAGAGGAGAGATCCCAGAAGAATTAACGTGGGATCTTAATACGATTTTTGCTAGCGATGATGAATGGTATAAAGAACGTGAAGAAATTAAAAAGCTGATTCCTGAAGTACAAGCCTTTAAAGGAACACTTGGAAATTCAGCAGATCAATTGTATGAACTGCTCTCCATACAGGACCGTATCTCAAATAAAATAGGGAAGTTATTCACTTATGCTCATATGCGCAGTGACCAGGATACAACTAATTCACACTATCAGGAAATGAATGCAAAAGCAGAAAGCTTGTTAACACAGGTTTCCTCCTCTATGAGTTTTATCGTGCCTGAGATTTTGTCACTTTCAGGGGAAACTGTGAAGCAATATATGGAGGAACATGCCAAGCTCAAGGAGTATGAACATACATTAAATGAAATTATGAGAAAAAAAGAACATGTGCTGAGTGAAGAGGAAGAGAAACTGCTCTCAGGCTTCTCTGAAGTAGCATCAAGCCCTTCTCAAACTTTCGGAGCTTTAAACAATGCCGATTTAACTTTCCCTTCCATTAAAGATGAAAAGGGAAATGAGGTGGATCTGACCCACGGACGTTATGTTGGATTCCTAAAGTCAGAAGACCGAGAAGTGAGAAAGAATGCATTTAAAGCGATGTATGATACGTTTGGTTCGTTTAAAAATACGTTTGCTTCCACTTTAAGCGGTCACGTGAAAAAGAACAATTTTTTTGCGGAAGCTAAAAGGTATGAGAGTGCTCGTGAATCAGCTTTAGACGGCAACAAAATTCCCGAGAAGGTGTATGATAATTTAATTGAAGCTGTCGAAGAACGTCTACCGCTTATGCATCGATATGTGGAATTAAGGAAAAAGGTACTGGAACTGGATGAGCTTCACATGTATGACTTGTACACGCCGCTAGTGAAAGATGCCGAAATGGAAGTATCTTATGATGAGGCAAAAGAACATGTTCTCAAAGCACTTCAACCGCTTGGGAAGGATTATGTGGACGTCGTTCGAAAAGGGCTCTCAAGCCGCTGGATTGATGTTGAAGAGAATAAGGGGAAGCGCAGCGGAGCCTATTCTTCCGGACATTATGGAACAAATCCATTTATTTTAATGAACTGGCAGGATGACGTGAATAATTTATTTACCTTGGCCCATGAGCTTGGTCATTCGTTGCATAGTTATTACACCCATAACAATCAGCCTTATCGTTATGGGAATTATTCTATTTTTGTAGCGGAAGTGGCTTCAACGTGTAATGAAGCATTATTGAATGATTATATGCAGAAGCAAACAGATGATAAAAAAGAGAAGCTTTACCTGTTAAATAACTTCCTAGAAGGCTTCCGGGGTACTGTCTTCCGCCAAACAATGTTTGCGGAGTTTGAACATGAAATCCATATCCAGGCTCAAAAAGGTGAAGCATTGACAGCCGATAAACTGACACAGCTTTATTACGATTTAAACAAAAAATACTTTGGAAATGATATTGTCATTGATGAAGAGATTGGCTTGGAATGGGCCCGAATCCCTCACTTTTATATGGGGTACTACGTGTATCAGTATTCCACTGGATATGCAGCAGCGACAACCTTGGCGGAACAGATTTTAACTGAAGGGGAGCCTGCCGTTGAACGTTATATGAGTTTTCTGAAGGCAGGGAGCAGTGATTATCCAATAGAAGTGTTGAAGAAAGCAGGAGTAGACATGACTTCAAAAGAGCCAATCTTAAAAGCATTGGACGTATTTGAGGAAAAACTTGATGAGATGGAACAGCTTCTTCTCAAGTAA
- a CDS encoding globin domain-containing protein translates to MNDKPGSIYEAIGEDKINVLVDCFYSHVSKHPDLIPIFPEDLTETARKQKQFLTQFFGGPPLYIQEHGHPMLRARHLPFVITPKRKDAWLSCMAKALEEADIQNPYRQAMFERLTMTANHMMNTPEDEKGESM, encoded by the coding sequence ATGAATGATAAGCCTGGCAGCATTTACGAGGCTATAGGTGAAGATAAGATCAATGTGCTGGTGGATTGCTTTTATAGTCACGTAAGCAAGCATCCAGATCTTATCCCTATATTCCCGGAAGATTTAACGGAAACCGCCCGCAAGCAAAAACAATTTTTAACGCAATTTTTTGGAGGTCCCCCTCTATATATACAAGAGCATGGCCACCCTATGCTAAGAGCACGACATCTCCCTTTTGTGATTACACCTAAGAGAAAAGACGCCTGGCTGTCCTGTATGGCAAAAGCTCTCGAGGAAGCTGATATTCAAAACCCATATCGTCAAGCCATGTTCGAACGCTTAACGATGACAGCCAATCATATGATGAATACACCAGAAGATGAGAAAGGAGAATCGATGTGA
- a CDS encoding CYTH domain-containing protein, giving the protein MAQEIEIEFKNLLSEDEYQKLYTYLSFETVEPIEQTNYYFETEDLKLRSKGAALRIRQKNDTWTATLKEPHPDGLLETHDQLPKETADLWMNNQFSDAPHVEKQLNKLGISPSDLLYIGSLTTHRKERQYKDTLVVLDHSFYYDESDYELELEASSKQQGEKIFAELLTTYQIAKRQTENKIKRFYQAKLKSE; this is encoded by the coding sequence ATGGCTCAAGAAATCGAAATTGAATTTAAAAATTTATTATCCGAAGATGAATATCAAAAACTGTATACTTACCTGTCCTTCGAAACAGTTGAACCGATCGAGCAAACGAATTATTATTTTGAAACAGAGGATCTCAAACTGCGAAGTAAGGGTGCAGCTTTAAGAATACGGCAAAAGAATGATACATGGACAGCAACCTTAAAGGAACCCCATCCTGATGGTCTTCTCGAAACACATGATCAATTGCCGAAAGAAACAGCGGATCTCTGGATGAACAATCAATTTTCGGATGCTCCCCACGTAGAGAAGCAATTAAATAAGCTCGGTATTTCTCCAAGCGACCTACTTTATATCGGTTCTTTAACTACTCACAGAAAAGAACGCCAGTACAAAGATACGCTTGTCGTTTTGGATCATAGTTTCTATTACGATGAATCTGATTATGAGTTGGAATTAGAAGCATCATCAAAGCAACAAGGTGAAAAAATATTTGCTGAACTTTTAACGACCTATCAAATCGCTAAAAGACAGACAGAAAATAAAATAAAAAGGTTCTATCAGGCTAAACTAAAATCAGAATAG
- a CDS encoding GTP pyrophosphokinase codes for MNWDIFIAPYTQVVDELKVKLKGMRQQFEYEREQSPIEFVTGRVKPKTSIIEKTRRRGIDPEDMEEELQDIAGVRVVCQFVDDIYSVVDMLINRKDFDIVEEKDYISEKKESGYRSYHVIIKYPVETIHGEKKVLAEIQIRTLAMNFWATNEHSLNYKYAGKIPSDIKVRLKRAAEAAFLLDEEMSKIKHEIQEAQKIFNRKEDQKRPTKKS; via the coding sequence ATGAATTGGGATATTTTTATAGCACCTTATACGCAAGTAGTTGACGAACTTAAGGTTAAATTAAAAGGAATGAGGCAACAATTTGAATACGAGCGCGAGCAATCTCCTATTGAATTTGTCACTGGAAGAGTAAAGCCGAAGACAAGTATCATTGAAAAAACTCGCCGAAGGGGCATCGACCCTGAAGACATGGAAGAAGAGCTGCAGGATATTGCCGGGGTAAGAGTCGTTTGCCAATTTGTAGACGATATTTATTCTGTTGTTGATATGTTAATCAATCGTAAGGATTTCGATATCGTTGAGGAAAAGGATTATATTAGTGAAAAAAAAGAAAGCGGCTATCGATCCTATCACGTGATTATTAAATATCCTGTTGAAACAATTCATGGGGAGAAAAAAGTGTTAGCTGAAATACAAATCCGCACATTGGCGATGAATTTCTGGGCGACAAATGAGCATTCCCTTAACTATAAGTACGCAGGAAAAATTCCTTCAGATATAAAAGTACGTTTAAAACGGGCAGCAGAAGCTGCATTTTTGCTAGATGAAGAAATGTCAAAGATTAAACACGAAATTCAAGAGGCTCAGAAAATTTTCAATCGTAAAGAAGATCAAAAGAGACCAACTAAGAAATCGTAG
- a CDS encoding NAD kinase, whose product MKFSILSKGDKKSNEIRTKIKSYLTEFKLEYDDEEPDLAISVGGDGTLLEAFHTYVHRLDRTAFIGVHTGHLGFYADWMPEELEKLIIEIARTPFQVVEYPLLEVIIRPKSGEEEDRYLALNECAIKTSEGSVVFDIDIKGDHFETFRGDGLCISTPSGSTAYNKALGGAILHPSLEAIQIAEMASINNRVFRTIGSPLILPGHHTCLLKPLNERSFLFTIDHITRTYKDVKSIQCRVARERVRFARFRPFPFWKRVHDSFVSDDYSS is encoded by the coding sequence ATGAAGTTTTCTATACTCTCAAAAGGTGACAAAAAATCAAATGAGATTCGCACAAAAATTAAAAGCTATCTGACTGAATTCAAATTAGAGTATGATGATGAGGAACCCGACCTTGCGATTTCAGTTGGGGGAGATGGAACGTTACTTGAGGCCTTTCATACTTATGTACACCGTCTTGATCGAACGGCCTTTATTGGTGTTCATACAGGGCATTTGGGTTTCTATGCAGACTGGATGCCTGAGGAACTTGAGAAGCTGATCATCGAAATTGCTCGGACCCCCTTTCAAGTTGTTGAGTACCCGCTGCTTGAAGTGATTATTAGGCCAAAGAGTGGTGAAGAAGAGGATCGCTATTTAGCATTAAATGAGTGCGCGATCAAAACCTCAGAAGGTTCTGTGGTTTTTGATATTGATATAAAAGGAGATCACTTTGAAACATTCCGGGGAGATGGGCTTTGTATATCTACGCCTTCAGGGAGCACCGCTTATAATAAAGCCCTGGGCGGAGCTATCCTTCATCCCTCACTTGAGGCGATCCAAATTGCTGAGATGGCATCGATTAATAACCGCGTGTTTCGGACGATTGGCTCACCGTTAATCTTACCAGGCCATCACACATGCTTATTAAAACCATTGAATGAGCGCAGCTTTTTGTTTACGATTGATCACATTACAAGAACGTATAAAGATGTAAAATCCATTCAATGCCGAGTCGCAAGAGAGAGGGTGCGTTTCGCACGTTTCAGGCCTTTCCCATTTTGGAAAAGGGTACACGATTCTTTTGTATCCGATGATTATTCCTCCTAA
- a CDS encoding RluA family pseudouridine synthase has product MPYQKTWFIPQKFEGRTVKDYLVDGVLFSRQLMKKVKAEGLILVNDGPAPIWTRLTSEDKLTVLFPLEKRADVLVPEPIPLEIIYEDDDVLIINKPSGLAVSPSANHPSQTLANGLVHYYDTQGYDYTVHIVTRLDRDTSGLLLVAKHQYSHGKLTKERPIKRCYTALVKGCPAPRTGVICSPIRRRAGSIIERETSSTGKQALTEYRVEKCFHSSSLVHLDLRTGRTHQIRVHMSSIGHPLIGDTLYGESHKGEGHALHCHQLTFVHPSSGKELSFQSTPPKSWAKQE; this is encoded by the coding sequence ATGCCTTATCAGAAGACATGGTTCATTCCTCAAAAGTTTGAAGGGAGAACAGTAAAGGATTATTTAGTGGATGGAGTACTTTTCTCAAGGCAGCTTATGAAAAAAGTGAAGGCAGAAGGGCTGATTTTAGTCAATGATGGCCCAGCACCTATTTGGACAAGACTTACAAGCGAAGATAAGCTTACGGTTCTGTTTCCACTAGAAAAACGTGCAGATGTGCTTGTTCCTGAACCTATCCCGCTGGAGATTATTTACGAGGATGATGACGTACTAATTATTAATAAGCCATCCGGGTTGGCAGTATCCCCCTCGGCTAACCATCCTTCCCAGACGTTGGCAAATGGACTTGTACACTATTATGACACGCAGGGTTACGACTATACTGTGCACATTGTAACGAGACTCGACCGCGACACGTCCGGCCTGCTCTTAGTTGCAAAACATCAATACAGCCACGGAAAACTAACGAAAGAGCGTCCTATCAAACGGTGTTATACCGCACTTGTTAAAGGATGCCCAGCCCCTCGGACGGGCGTAATTTGCTCTCCAATAAGGAGAAGAGCAGGCTCAATTATAGAGCGTGAAACTTCGTCGACTGGAAAACAAGCGCTGACCGAATATAGGGTAGAGAAGTGTTTTCATTCTTCAAGTTTAGTGCATCTAGATTTGCGGACAGGGAGGACGCATCAAATTAGAGTGCATATGTCTTCAATTGGTCATCCACTTATTGGAGATACGCTTTATGGTGAATCTCATAAGGGGGAGGGACATGCCTTGCATTGTCATCAGTTAACGTTTGTACACCCTTCTTCGGGAAAAGAACTCAGTTTTCAGTCCACTCCGCCAAAATCATGGGCGAAACAAGAATAA
- the prpE gene encoding bis(5'-nucleosyl)-tetraphosphatase PrpE, with the protein MKVDVIGDVHGCHDELTSLFNKLGYQWKNELPLHPDGRVPVFLGDITDRGPRSIDMIRLVHRLVIDQELAKYVPGNHCNKLYRFFLGNPVQEKHGLETTAAEYRNLSVTDRKSIKQMFTNLYEMAPLYLELPELKAVVAHAGIRAEDIGKKNKQIKSFVLYGDTTGKNLPDGRPERRDWAQTYKADTWVVYGHTPVYEPRFVNRTVNIDTGCVFGNQLTAFRLPEEEIVSVPSSMPLVKEKFSYHA; encoded by the coding sequence ATGAAGGTAGATGTGATAGGTGATGTTCATGGTTGTCATGATGAACTTACTTCTTTATTTAATAAGTTAGGATATCAGTGGAAAAATGAGCTGCCTCTCCACCCTGATGGCCGCGTCCCTGTCTTCTTAGGCGACATCACAGACCGAGGCCCCCGCTCGATTGACATGATTCGGCTCGTCCATCGCTTAGTTATTGATCAGGAGCTTGCCAAATATGTTCCTGGGAACCATTGCAACAAATTATACCGGTTTTTTCTTGGCAATCCTGTTCAAGAAAAACATGGACTGGAAACAACGGCAGCTGAATACCGCAACCTTTCAGTAACCGACCGGAAAAGTATTAAACAAATGTTCACTAATTTATATGAAATGGCCCCTCTTTACCTGGAACTTCCTGAACTAAAAGCAGTCGTAGCCCACGCTGGCATTCGAGCAGAAGATATTGGGAAGAAGAATAAACAGATTAAATCGTTTGTTCTTTATGGAGATACTACAGGAAAAAATCTTCCTGATGGTAGACCAGAGAGGAGGGACTGGGCTCAAACGTACAAAGCGGATACTTGGGTGGTCTATGGGCATACACCAGTATATGAGCCCCGATTCGTCAACCGAACAGTAAATATTGATACAGGTTGTGTATTTGGCAATCAACTCACCGCTTTCCGCTTGCCCGAAGAGGAAATTGTTAGTGTTCCTTCATCGATGCCGCTTGTAAAAGAAAAATTCAGTTATCATGCATAG
- a CDS encoding FtsW/RodA/SpoVE family cell cycle protein, with translation MKVFLVITLAHIIVIHNEKHRAKTIKSDFLLLGKLVGISLPPMGLIAVQPDLGSFLVLVAITSFLILISGIQWKILISILTTALLFIGVTILMFFLNFTSVTNYLEESVFAHVDSRFYGWLQPEQYAQGYGMQLIKSITAIGSGQLTGKGIRNFEVSVPERHTDMIFTAVAEQFGFIGASLVLTLFFLLLYRMIQIALESNDSFGSYIIVGFVGMITFQVFQNIGMSLQLLPITGLPLPFLSYGGSSTLAYLLAIGIVLNVKSRTRTYMFE, from the coding sequence GTGAAGGTGTTTTTGGTTATTACATTGGCGCACATCATTGTTATACATAATGAAAAGCATCGGGCGAAGACAATTAAATCTGATTTTTTATTACTGGGAAAATTGGTCGGTATTTCTCTCCCGCCTATGGGGTTAATTGCTGTCCAGCCCGACCTTGGCTCCTTTCTTGTTCTCGTCGCCATTACTAGCTTTTTAATTCTTATATCAGGTATTCAATGGAAAATTCTAATTTCCATACTTACAACGGCTTTATTGTTCATTGGGGTCACTATATTAATGTTTTTTTTAAATTTTACTAGTGTCACAAACTACTTAGAAGAATCTGTATTTGCCCACGTAGATTCACGATTTTATGGGTGGCTACAGCCTGAACAGTACGCACAAGGTTACGGTATGCAGCTGATTAAATCGATTACCGCGATTGGTTCTGGACAACTTACTGGTAAAGGGATACGAAACTTTGAAGTGTCCGTTCCCGAGCGTCATACGGATATGATCTTTACAGCAGTGGCGGAACAGTTTGGTTTTATAGGGGCTAGCTTAGTATTAACCTTATTCTTTTTACTTTTATACAGGATGATTCAAATCGCATTAGAAAGTAACGATTCTTTTGGCAGCTATATCATTGTAGGGTTCGTCGGTATGATCACCTTCCAAGTGTTCCAAAATATCGGGATGTCCTTACAATTACTCCCTATCACAGGATTACCCCTTCCTTTCCTAAGTTATGGGGGGAGTTCTACACTTGCCTATTTGCTTGCGATTGGAATCGTATTGAATGTTAAATCTCGAACTAGAACGTATATGTTTGAATAA
- the mgtE gene encoding magnesium transporter, translating to MEHLDDQERRDVWQTIQDALLNDQIDHFRAEFLELHPYDQAKIFEGVADDVRLQIYTYLSPEEVADVMEHMDFEEIEPFFTEMDPRFAAQVFAEMSTDDAVDILNELDKNKVASFLTIMDDSSADEIKDLLHYEEKTAGSIMTTEFVVVKAGMTIREAMLHLRKEAPDAETIYYTYVVNEDKRLVGVISLRDLIISEEDWYISDVMSERVVSAPVGEDQEEIARMMRDYDFLALPIVDFQDHLLGIITVDDIMDVMEEEASDDYSKLAGISDVDSPDENAFASAKKRLPWLVILLFLGSLTASLIGRFENTLDQVAILAIFIPLIAGMAGNTGTQALAVAVRGIATGEIDKQGKFKMIMREAGTGLITGISCGVIITLVVYFWQNNFFLGLLVGLSIMATLIVATLAGSLVPLVMHRFNIDPAVASGPFITTINDIISILIYFGMATAFMNLLI from the coding sequence ATGGAACACTTAGACGATCAAGAACGCCGGGATGTTTGGCAAACGATTCAAGATGCTCTTCTTAATGATCAGATAGACCATTTTAGAGCTGAATTTCTTGAACTTCACCCATATGACCAGGCAAAAATCTTTGAAGGGGTAGCTGATGACGTTCGGCTGCAAATCTATACGTACTTATCCCCTGAAGAAGTTGCAGATGTTATGGAACATATGGACTTTGAAGAAATTGAACCATTTTTCACTGAAATGGACCCTAGATTTGCCGCCCAAGTTTTCGCTGAGATGTCTACAGATGATGCGGTCGACATTCTTAATGAATTAGATAAAAATAAAGTGGCCAGTTTCCTAACGATCATGGATGACAGTTCTGCAGATGAAATTAAAGACCTGCTTCATTATGAGGAAAAAACAGCCGGTTCAATTATGACGACTGAATTCGTTGTCGTGAAAGCGGGCATGACAATACGTGAGGCAATGCTTCATTTAAGAAAAGAAGCGCCTGATGCGGAAACGATTTATTACACCTATGTCGTTAACGAAGATAAACGCTTAGTTGGTGTTATTTCTCTTCGTGATCTTATTATATCAGAAGAAGACTGGTATATATCTGATGTAATGAGTGAACGAGTAGTTTCTGCCCCTGTTGGCGAGGATCAGGAGGAAATTGCCCGGATGATGCGGGACTATGACTTTCTTGCTTTGCCGATTGTCGATTTTCAAGACCACTTACTTGGGATTATTACCGTTGACGATATTATGGATGTCATGGAAGAAGAAGCAAGCGATGATTATTCTAAGCTTGCCGGGATCTCCGATGTAGACTCTCCTGATGAAAACGCATTTGCTTCGGCAAAAAAACGGCTGCCGTGGCTTGTTATCCTCCTGTTTCTCGGAAGTTTAACAGCAAGCTTGATTGGTCGTTTTGAAAATACTCTAGATCAGGTAGCGATTTTAGCTATTTTCATCCCATTGATTGCCGGAATGGCTGGAAACACGGGAACACAGGCGCTGGCTGTAGCTGTTCGCGGAATTGCTACAGGTGAGATTGATAAGCAAGGTAAGTTTAAGATGATTATGCGGGAAGCGGGGACAGGTCTGATTACAGGGATAAGCTGCGGAGTTATCATTACACTTGTGGTCTATTTCTGGCAAAATAACTTTTTTCTAGGACTATTAGTAGGGCTGTCGATTATGGCAACCTTAATTGTAGCCACACTAGCAGGGTCACTTGTGCCGCTTGTGA